CCATGAGCGTCGGAAGGCGGGATCAGCGGCATGCGCGAGGTACTGGCCGCGGTACCCGGCTGGAGCCGGCGGGATGTCCCGTTCGGACTGGCGACCGTGGTGGCGAGCACCGCCGGCCCGGTGCCCGCACCCGGCCACCCCAAGGCGCTGGTCGAGCTGGACGGCGAGCCGCTCGTCCGGCGTGCGGTACGCCTGCTCCGCGCGGGCGGCTGCACCCCGGTGCACGTCGTGGTCGGCGCGGACGCCGACCTGCTGCCCGAGCTACCCGGGGCGGTGCTGTTGGTGAACCGGCGGTGGCGGGAGGGGCTGGGCGGGTCGCTCCGCTGCGGCCTGGCGTCGCTGCCCGGGCACGTCGGCGCCGCCGTGGTGGTGCTCGTCGACCAGCCGGCGCTGGAGCCGGTGGCGGTGCGCCGGGTGTGCGCCGCCCACGCGGCCGGCGCACCGGTGGCGGTCGCCAGCTACGCCGGCCAGATCGGGCATCCCGTGCTGCTGAGCCGTGTCATCTGGCCGCTGCTCACGCCGTACGCGACGGGGGACCGTGGCGCCCGCGACTTCCTGCGGGCCCGGGCCGACCTGGTGACCCGGGTCCCGTGCGACGACGCCGGTTCTCCCGCCGACCTCGACACCCCGGCCGACCTGGCTCGGCACCGGACGGCCAGGCGGACGCGACGGGACGTCGAGGCGGGACGGTGACGCGGTGCTGCCCGCGTCACCACGAGAGGCGCAGCGGCAGGTCGAGGTAGCGCGCGTAGCCGGCCAGGGCCGCCTCCACCCGGGACCGGAGCGCGGCGTCGAACGGGGTGAGCTGCCGCACGGTCACCGTGACGGCGGACTTCCCGAGCGTCCGCTTCCAGGTGCCCGCCACCCGGCCGCCCTGGACCACGGTGGACTGGAACATGCCGTTGTTGCCCGGGACGACCGCGTTGGCGTGCGCCGGGTCGAGCATCAGCGTGCGGTCCCGGAAGCCGAGCAGGTATTCGTCGAAGCCGGGCAGGGTGTGCACGTCGTCGACCGGCTCGCGGGGCGCGTCGAGCAGCGCGGCGTCGACCACCGCCGCGACCCCGTCGACCTCGACGGTGGCCAGGGCGTCGCCGGCCGCCGCGAGACCGCGCCGGGCGTCGGTGACGGTCAGGCCGGTCCAGCGGGCCAGGTCCTGGGCGGTGACCGGGCCGTGGCTGCGCACGTAGCGCCGCGCCAGGATGCCGAGCGCCTCGTCCCGGTCGGGGCGGCGCGGGTCGGGCACCCACTCGTCCAGC
This sequence is a window from Micromonospora sp. NBRC 110009. Protein-coding genes within it:
- a CDS encoding nucleotidyltransferase family protein; protein product: MREVLAAVPGWSRRDVPFGLATVVASTAGPVPAPGHPKALVELDGEPLVRRAVRLLRAGGCTPVHVVVGADADLLPELPGAVLLVNRRWREGLGGSLRCGLASLPGHVGAAVVVLVDQPALEPVAVRRVCAAHAAGAPVAVASYAGQIGHPVLLSRVIWPLLTPYATGDRGARDFLRARADLVTRVPCDDAGSPADLDTPADLARHRTARRTRRDVEAGR